The Clostridium sporogenes genome contains a region encoding:
- a CDS encoding DUF1292 domain-containing protein, with protein sequence MKDEKINSCGCGCGCGCEEEIEKDTCGCGEVEENCGCGCEDEECGETILVDLQDENGNAVTCEVIEEFEYKDNVYALVQNPENNSVYLFREEGQGDEVELVNPEEKEFDEVTAYYENLQ encoded by the coding sequence ATGAAAGATGAAAAAATAAATAGTTGCGGTTGCGGTTGCGGTTGTGGCTGTGAAGAAGAAATAGAAAAAGACACTTGCGGTTGCGGTGAAGTAGAAGAAAACTGCGGTTGTGGCTGCGAAGATGAAGAATGCGGTGAAACAATTCTTGTGGATTTACAAGATGAAAACGGAAATGCTGTTACTTGTGAAGTAATAGAAGAATTTGAATATAAAGATAATGTATATGCATTAGTACAAAACCCAGAAAATAATTCAGTATACTTATTTAGAGAAGAAGGTCAAGGGGACGAAGTTGAACTTGTTAATCCAGAGGAAAAAGAATTTGACGAAGTAACTGCTTACTACGAAAATTTACAATAG
- a CDS encoding HAD-IB family hydrolase: MERLAIFDVDYTLTKQETLIQFYKFMLKKKPSLIFHAPKIVISGLLYALKIFQAGKAKEIFIGFIDGITEDEMQSYVKEFYDKKLSKILYKDAIDTMRKLKSEGYKVYLISASAEFYLKELYNIKEVDKVIGTIFTLKEGSYKRKIIGENCKGEEKVRRLMEVLKEENIEVNFKESYMFSDSLADLPLFKLVGKPYLINAKKKYNNIEVLNWK, translated from the coding sequence TTGGAAAGATTGGCAATATTTGATGTAGATTACACACTTACCAAACAAGAAACGCTTATACAATTTTATAAATTTATGCTTAAAAAGAAACCCTCTCTTATATTTCATGCCCCTAAAATAGTTATATCTGGGCTTTTGTATGCTTTGAAAATATTTCAAGCAGGAAAAGCTAAAGAAATATTTATAGGATTTATAGATGGTATCACAGAGGATGAAATGCAAAGCTATGTAAAAGAATTCTATGATAAAAAATTAAGCAAAATATTATATAAAGATGCTATAGATACTATGAGAAAATTAAAAAGTGAAGGATATAAAGTATACCTTATATCTGCTTCTGCAGAATTTTATTTAAAAGAACTTTATAATATAAAAGAAGTAGATAAAGTAATAGGAACTATATTTACATTAAAAGAAGGGTCATATAAGAGAAAAATAATAGGAGAAAACTGTAAGGGAGAAGAAAAGGTAAGAAGGCTTATGGAAGTTTTAAAAGAAGAGAATATAGAAGTGAATTTTAAGGAATCCTATATGTTTTCAGATTCTTTAGCGGATTTACCTTTATTTAAACTAGTAGGAAAGCCTTATCTTATAAATGCAAAAAAGAAGTACAATAATATAGAAGTACTTAATTGGAAGTAG
- a CDS encoding aminotransferase class IV — MECFNEFFIENEKIKERDSFEESFLKGGKSLYEVIRIIDGAPLFLKSHLERFYNSAKLEGLNLWLDEEEIKENINRLIEINRVSIGNIKLVFNFNKGKNNTFLCYFLKHNYPEEIEYKRGVKTILYHGERENPNAKVINMYFRKIVGEKIKEEKAYEAILVDRNGYITEGSKSNIFMIKDGKVITAPIEKVLPGITRQNIIDVCKNLNLKVEEEKVHYKDIGKLEGLFISGTSPKVLPIKSVDEIEFKSSENKLILSIIEGYNKAIEEDIKGYKNKE, encoded by the coding sequence ATGGAATGTTTCAACGAATTCTTTATAGAAAATGAGAAAATAAAAGAAAGAGATTCCTTTGAGGAAAGTTTCCTTAAAGGGGGAAAATCTCTATATGAAGTTATAAGAATAATAGATGGAGCGCCTTTGTTTTTAAAAAGTCATTTAGAAAGATTTTATAACTCTGCAAAATTAGAAGGGCTAAATTTATGGCTAGATGAAGAAGAAATAAAAGAAAATATAAATAGACTTATAGAAATAAATAGAGTATCTATAGGCAATATAAAATTAGTGTTTAATTTTAATAAGGGAAAGAATAATACCTTTTTATGCTATTTTTTAAAACATAATTATCCAGAGGAAATAGAGTATAAAAGGGGAGTAAAAACTATACTTTATCATGGAGAGAGAGAGAATCCAAATGCAAAGGTTATAAATATGTATTTCAGGAAAATTGTAGGAGAAAAGATAAAGGAAGAGAAAGCTTATGAAGCAATACTGGTAGACAGAAATGGATACATAACAGAGGGGAGTAAATCTAACATATTTATGATAAAAGATGGTAAAGTAATAACAGCCCCCATAGAAAAGGTATTACCAGGAATAACAAGACAAAATATAATAGATGTATGTAAAAATCTAAATTTGAAGGTTGAAGAAGAAAAAGTACATTATAAAGATATAGGCAAATTAGAGGGGTTATTTATATCAGGTACATCACCAAAGGTTTTGCCAATAAAATCTGTAGATGAAATAGAATTTAAATCTTCAGAGAATAAATTAATACTAAGTATTATAGAAGGCTATAATAAAGCTATAGAGGAAGATATAAAAGGTTACAAAAATAAAGAATAA